A genomic window from Cyprinus carpio isolate SPL01 chromosome B9, ASM1834038v1, whole genome shotgun sequence includes:
- the LOC109104252 gene encoding neurexophilin-2 — protein sequence MRILLAVLLLFCLHKCCWKVTCRRVHIPEVGLVDWGETENEHHPSPKSVSPRVLNPLRLFARGSPGFKSNRREITYLENIEDSWDWLSNQTDVKEAQTRTKRRPIVKTGKFKKMFGWGDFNSNIKTVKLNLLITGKIVDHGNGTFSVYFRHNSTGLGNVSVSLVPPSKVVEFEIAQQSTLETKDSKSFNCRIEYQKTDRSKKTSHCSYDPSNTCYQESTQSHVSWLCSKPFKVICIYIAFYSTDYKLVQKICPDYNYHSDTPYASTG from the exons ATGCGGATTCTTTTAGCTGTTTTGCTGCTGTTCTGTTTGCACAAG TGTTGTTGGAAGGTCACATGCAGAAGAGTCCATATTCCAGAGGTGGGGCTCGTGGACTGGGGGGAGACTGAAAACGAGCACCACCCCTCCCCCAAAAGCGTCAGCCCCCGCGTTCTCAACCCCCTGCGCCTTTTCGCCCGGGGATCCCCTGGGTTCAAGAGCAACAGGAGGGAGATTACATATTTGGAAAACATCGAGGACTCTTGGGACTGGTTATCTAACCAGACAGATGTCAAAGAGGCGCAGACCAGGACTAAACGCAGACCCATCGTGAAAACGggcaagtttaaaaaaatgttcggCTGGGGTGACTTCAACTCCAACATCAAAACTGTGAAACTCAATCTCCTCATTACAGGCAAGATAGTGGACCACGGCAACGGCACGTTCAGCGTTTATTTCCGCCACAACTCCACGGGCCTGGGGAACGTCTCCGTAAGCCTGGTGCCGCCTTCCAAGGTGGTGGAGTTTGAGATCGCCCAGCAGTCCACCCTGGAGACGAAAGACTCGAAATCTTTCAACTGTCGTATCGAGTACCAGAAAACAGACCGCAGCAAAAAGACTTCACACTGCAGCTATGACCCGTCCAACACGTGTTACCAAGAATCCACCCAGAGCCATGTGTCCTGGCTCTGCTCGAAGCCCTTCAAAGTCATATGCATCTACATTGCCTTTTACAGCACTGACTATAAACTGGTGCAGAAAATCTGCCCCGATTACAACTATCACAGTGACACGCCGTACGCATCCACGGGTTAA